A window from Gymnogyps californianus isolate 813 chromosome 27, ASM1813914v2, whole genome shotgun sequence encodes these proteins:
- the SRPK1 gene encoding SRSF protein kinase 1, translated as MGGRASCRPDTQHRGPAAHSENDLPEQEEEILGSDDDEQEDPNDYCKGGYHLVKIGDLFNGRYHVIRKLGWGHFSTVWLAWDIQGRRFVAMKVVKSAEHYTETALDEIKLLKSVRNSDPNDPSKERVVQLLDDFKISGVNGSHICMVFEVLGHHLLKWIIKSNYQGLPLPCVKKIIKQVLQGLDYLHTKCRIIHTDIKPENILLCVNDQYIRRLAAEATEWQRSGAPPPSGSAVSTAPQPKPADKMSKNKKKKLKKKQKRQAELLEKRMQEIEEMEKEASPGQTQPEEEEEAQSPLEMLIKVSPPEENVGKKTAEVVVQEQSILMESSVEKCVTEINCNGVIQMTDFPDSGNQGSVRLEDDLHNANDCGDHPHTQKKENFHSCNYSQRNGDSKNRPQEAMSDSFAPLVSEDSMVCQPTSNEERSFSEQEINHLQESIRTEIPSEDENENNSPSDNKGKSTAGNFLLNPLEPKNADKLKVKIADLGNACWVHKHFTEDIQTRQYRSLEVLIGSGYNTPADIWSTACMAFELATGDYLFEPHSGEDYSRDEDHIALIIELLGKIPRKLILAGKYSKEFFTKKGDLKHITKLKPWGLFEVLVEKYEWSQDEAAAFTDFLLPMLELIPEKRATAAECLRHPWLNS; from the exons ATGGGAGGCCGTGCTTCATGCAG ACCCGACACTCAGCATCGGGGCCCTGCTGCTCATTCAGAGAATGATCTTCcagagcaagaggaagaaatccTGGGATCAGATGACGATGAACAAGAGGATCCAAATGATTACTGTAAAG GCGGCTATCACCTTGTGAAAATAGGAGATCTCTTTAATGGACGATACCATGTGATTCGGAAGCTTGGATGGGGCCACTTCTCCACTGTGTGGCTAGCTTGGGACATCCA AGGGAGGAGATTTGTGGCAATGAAGGTGGTGAAGAGTGCAGAGCACTACACAGAAACAGCACTGGATGAAATCAAATTGCTAAAATCG gtcCGCAACAGTGATCCAAATGATCCAAGTAAAGAGAGAGTTGTTCAGTTATTAGATGACTTCAAGATTTCAGGAGTTAATGGTTCTC ATATCTGTATGGTGTTTGAAGTTCTAGGGCATCATCTCCTGAAGTGGATCATCAAGTCAAATTATCAGGGGCTTCCACTCCCTTGTGTCAAAAAGATCATCAAACAG GTTCTTCAGGGTCTGGATTACTTGCACACAAAATGTCGAATCATTCACACAGATATTAAACCTGAGAACATTCTTCTGTGCGTTAATGATCAGTATATCCGCAGGCTGGCTGCAGAAGCAACAGAGTGGCAGAGATCTGGGGCTCCCCCACCATCTGGCTCTGCAg tGAGCACTGCaccacagccaaaacca GCTGACAAAATGtcaaagaataagaaaaagaagttgaaaaagaagcagaaacgGCAGGCCGAGTTGTTAGAGAAGCGAATGCAAGAGATAgaggaaatggagaaggaagCAAGCCCTGGGCAGACACAgcctgaagaggaggaagaagctcAGAGCCCTCTGGAAATGCTCATAAAAGTTAGTCCACCAGAGGAAAATGTCGGCAAAAAGACAG CTGAAGTTGTTGTACAAGAGCAATCTATTCTAATGGAAAGCAGCGTGGAAAAATGCgtaacagaaataaactgcaaCGGAGTGATACAAATGACGGACTTCCCAGACTCCGGCAATCAAGGGTCTGTGCGACTTGAGGATGACCTTCATAATGCCAATGACTGTGGCGATCACCCTCATACACAGAAGAAGGAGAACTTCCATAGTTGTAACTACAGTCAGCGTAATGGTGACTCAAAGAACAGGCCTCAAGAAGCAATGTCGGACTCGTTTGCGCCCTTAGTTTCAGAAGATTCCATGGTGTGTCAGCCCACGTCCAACGAAGAGCGATCATTCAGTGAGCAGGAGATTAACCATTTGCAAGAAAGCATCCGGACAGAGATACCTTCAGAGGATGAGAATGAGAATAATAGCCCGTCAGACAACAAAG GAAAATCAACTGCTGGGAATTTCCTTCTTAATCCTCTTGAGCCCAAGAATGCAGATAAGCTCAAAGTGAAGATAGCTGACCTAGGAAATGCCTGCTGGGTG cACAAGCACTTCACTGAAGACATCCAGACAAGACAGTACAGATCCTTGGAGGTGTTGATAGGATCGGGGTATAACACCCCTGCTGACATCTGGAGCACGGCGTGTATG gCCTTTGAGTTAGCAACAGGAGACTATCTGTTCGAGCCTCATTCTGGGGAAGATTACTCACGGGATGAAG atcACATTGCATTGATCATAGAACTTCTGGGGAAAATACCTCGCAAGCTCATTTTGGCAGGAAAATATTCCAAGGAGTTTTTCAccaaaaaag GTGATCTGAAGCACATCACCAAACTGAAGCCCTGGGGCCTTTTTGAAGTCTTGGTGGAAAAATACGAGTGGTCCCAAGATGAGGCAGCTGCATTCACAGACTTCTTATTACCTATGTTGGAGCTGATCCCGGAGAAACGAGCTACAGCAGCAGAGTGTCTCAGGCACCCTTGGCTCAACTCATAG
- the LHFPL5 gene encoding LHFPL tetraspan subfamily member 5 protein, whose translation MPKLLPAQEAARIYHTNYVRNARAMGVLWALFTLCFSILMVVTFIQPYWIGDSIDTPQAGYFGLFSYCIGNALTGELICKGSPLDFGTIPSSAFKTAMFFVGISTFLIIGSILCFSLFFFCNAATVYKVCAWMQLAAATGLMIGCLIYPDGWDSSEVKRMCGDKTDKYTLGACTVRWAYILCIIGILDALILSFLAFVLGNRQDNLLPSDFKVENKEEGND comes from the exons ATGCCCAAGCTGCTGCCGGCGCAGGAGGCGGCCCGGATCTACCACACCAACTACGTGAGGAACGCGCGGGCCATGGGGGTGCTCTGGGCCCTCTTCACCCTCTGCTTCTCCATCCTGATGGTGGTGACCTTCATCCAGCCGTACTGGATCGGCGACAGCATCGACACGCCGCAGGCCGGCTACTTCGGCCTCTTCTCCTACTGCATCGGCAACGCGCTCACCGGCGAGCTCATCTGCAAGGGTAGCCCCCTCGACTTCGGCACCATCCCCTCCAGCGCCTTCAAAACCGCTATGTTCTTCGTCGGCATCTCCACCTTCCTCATCATCGGCTCCATCCTCTGCTTCAGCCTCTTCTTCTTCTGCAATGCAGCCACCGTCTATAAAGTCTGTGCCTGGATGCAGCTGGCGGCAg CTACCGGGCTGATGATCGGCTGCCTGATCTACCCCGACGGCTGGGACTCGAGCGAGGTGAAGCGGATGTGCGGGGACAAGACGGACAAGTACACGCTGGGCGCCTGCACCGTGCGCTGGGCGTACATCCTCTGCATCATCGGCATCCTCGACGCCCTCATACTCTCCTTCCTGGCCTTTGTGTTGGGGAACCGGCAGGACAACCTCCTCCCGTCCgattttaaagtggaaaataaag aagagGGCAATGACTGA